The sequence TCGCATCAGCCGGCTGTGGTCCCAGTCGGGTGGATCCAGGCTGCGTATCCGTCGCGGATGACGTGGCAGGGACAGGTCGGTCAGGTTCCAGCGGGTTTTCGCGCCGTTTCCGCGGCGCATGGCAATGATCGGGTTGAGTCTTGCTTCCGGTTTGCTGTCCACCACCACGGCCCGGGAACCGTTATCGAGTGATACACAGGTGCCTGCCGGGTAGATGCCCATCAGGAGCACGAAGGACTGCACCAGTTCAGGGTCCCAGCGGTGCCCGGCCTGGCGGGCGAGCTCGAGCATGGCCCGGTAGCCGGACATGGCTGGAAAGCCGGGGCGGCTCATGGTCATGGCGTCGTAGGCATTGACCAGGCCGATGACACGCACGGGCTGTTCGATCTGCTCGCCTCGCAGTCCGTCGGGAAAACCGCTGCCATCGAGACGTTCCTGGTGATTGCGCACCATTGTGAGCACCCGGGGGTGCAGGCCGCAATCCTGCAGCAATTTGTGGCCGTAGACCGGCGCCTGCTGAATCTGTTTCCACTCCGTCGAACTCAATGGTGCCTGTTTACTGAGAAGACGAGGAGGCAGGCAGAGCTTGCCCACATCATGCAGCAACCCGCCCAGTGCCATTTCGGCCTGTTGCCAGGTTTCCATCTTCAACGCCTGGCCCATCATGATTGCCAGGGTGCAGACATTGACCGAGTGCTCGGCCAGGGTGTCTTCATGTTCACGCAGGGTGAGCAACCAGCGGGCCACTTGCGGATAGGCGGTTACCTGGGTGTGTAACTCGGTAACGGCGGGGGCCAGTTCGTCCAGATCCAGCTGGCTATACTTGCGCAGGCGGGTGTTCACCCGTGTGCAGGCATCCAGGGCCATCTCGCGGGCCTGGCCAAGGGCTTCCAGGCCATCCTTGAACTGCCGTTTGAGTGGTGCCAGGTCGGAGCAGGTGGCTTCCGGCCGAGACGCTGTTTCAACCGCCACACGGGATCGCTCGCAATCAACCCAGACATGGCGACAATAGGTCCTTAGGGTTTCAAGCTCATTGTGGCTGGTAATTTCGAAGCCCTGGAACAGAAACGGTGTTTCTACCCAGGGACGATCCAGGGCGCTGACGTAATGCCCCGGTTGCAAGGCTTCGACGGGAATGTATTGCACTGCCATTGCCGGTCTTTCCTCCCCTTTTGGCTGAAAGGATCAGCCTTTTGACGCTCCCGGCATCCATTCTTCCTTTCTTATTGGCAGTCCGTGCCCCCAAGTGGAGCGGTATCGCTTGATCAGAATGTTCCCCCTTCGAGTCAAGGCGGCCCTGATTCTTATCTGAACCTAGGAGTCGATTAACCATAAGTCCAGTGATTCTGGGCAAGTCGGGTGACTTACCGTGAACGGTCTGACAGTCGGTGATTCGATCCCGATCAATGGTGCATGAATGTAGAAAAGGTATTCACATGTTGAGTGCTGTCAGGCACGACAGTCACCCTCCATTTCATTCCACTGAAATCATGGATCGATTGAATGGCATTCAAGGGCAGCGTGGGAGTGGTCGGATGCTTCGTGCTCACCCTGGATGTGGCTGACTGGGAAAACGGCCGTCCACAAGCCAAAGCCGATCAGCAGGGCACCGGCCGTGCGGCGGAAGGTGGTGGTCTGCCGTAGCCGGTTGATCTGTCCGCCCATCATGGTGGTGCCGGTCATGGCTGGCAGGGTGCCGAGGCCGAAGGCGAGCATGATGGCTCCCCCGGTGAGTGGGTCACCGGAGACCGCGGCCGCGAGGACCAGGGTGTAGACCAGGCCACAGGGCAGCCAGCCCCAGAGGGCGCCCAGGGCGAGGGCATGCAAGGGGGTTCGCGGAGGCAGGAAGCGCCGGGCCAGCGGTGCCAGTTTTTGCCAGACGCGCCCGCCGAGCTGCTCGATGCGGCGCAGTCCGCTCCAGTTAAAGGCCAGCTGGAAACCGATGGCCAGCAGGATCAGGGCCGTGGCAATGCGCAGGGTACCGGCCCAGTGGGGCAGGGAAAGGGCGGCCCCGCCCAGCGCCACCAG comes from Natronospira bacteriovora and encodes:
- a CDS encoding HD-GYP domain-containing protein — encoded protein: MAVQYIPVEALQPGHYVSALDRPWVETPFLFQGFEITSHNELETLRTYCRHVWVDCERSRVAVETASRPEATCSDLAPLKRQFKDGLEALGQAREMALDACTRVNTRLRKYSQLDLDELAPAVTELHTQVTAYPQVARWLLTLREHEDTLAEHSVNVCTLAIMMGQALKMETWQQAEMALGGLLHDVGKLCLPPRLLSKQAPLSSTEWKQIQQAPVYGHKLLQDCGLHPRVLTMVRNHQERLDGSGFPDGLRGEQIEQPVRVIGLVNAYDAMTMSRPGFPAMSGYRAMLELARQAGHRWDPELVQSFVLLMGIYPAGTCVSLDNGSRAVVVDSKPEARLNPIIAMRRGNGAKTRWNLTDLSLPRHPRRIRSLDPPDWDHSRLMRFISDQLLAA
- a CDS encoding sulfite exporter TauE/SafE family protein, which gives rise to MGAEITLLAAFLAGLAGSAHCLGMCGGIAGALGMAGGAGEHRLRGGINALLYNLGRVGSYMLIGTAAAALVALGGAALSLPHWAGTLRIATALILLAIGFQLAFNWSGLRRIEQLGGRVWQKLAPLARRFLPPRTPLHALALGALWGWLPCGLVYTLVLAAAVSGDPLTGGAIMLAFGLGTLPAMTGTTMMGGQINRLRQTTTFRRTAGALLIGFGLWTAVFPVSHIQGEHEASDHSHAALECHSIDP